Below is a genomic region from Brassica oleracea var. oleracea cultivar TO1000 chromosome C9, BOL, whole genome shotgun sequence.
TTAAGGTTAGTGGGAAAAATTATTAAATTATATATTATATTTAGTTGTATTACCATTTGATCCATTTTGTATTAATTGTTTTATATAAATATATTTAAACAAAAAATTGGGATAAAATAAACTAAATATAGCCTAATGTTATTGGTTTAATCTGATTTATCAGACACTAGAGATATGGTATTTGAAGAAGGAAAATTTATATATGTGCAATTTGATTCATCACAATGATTCTAGGTTAAGTTTGAAAGGTCATATAATTTATTTCTAAAATAACTAGGTTCATGTTGAAATTGATATGTTTTTAAATTAATGTATATAAAACACGACAAAACTTTTCTTTTTTGTCATCAACTTTTATAAACTCAATTTGACTCTGTAAACCAAACTGGTAACTCTGCAATAAACCAATTCTTTCACTTTTACTTAGTACCTTCAGTTAATTCATAGCTTCTCGTAAAATCATAAAATGATAATGTATTGATCAGATTGCATATACATTCTTAGTTTTGGTTTTGGCGTCTCAAATTTCTTTGATGGAGATTTATGAGTTTTTTCAAAAAAAAAATTATGTAATATTATTTGTTGGATTATTATCAAAGTATAAAACTTTACTATATAACGATTGCTTAAACCTTCAAAGTGATCCTTGTATACCGGTACTAACAATAAACAATCAAAAACTATTTGATGCAGATTTAAGGATTATATTACATATGAATACCACTCACACGAACATATATACAATATATTTATAGTTAGGGATATATGATGAAGACACATGTAAATAACCATAGTATGTTGACATTTTTACTCTATACGTTACAAAACACTCCTCTCATACCCAGTTGTAACGACCTTTTCAGAAATAGACTTCAGTTTACGTCATGTCTGCACGAGTTTTTCTGAGTGGAACAACCTACATGCCAAGGAACAAGACGATAACATTAAATCAATAACTACGATCAAACAAATTGGTGAAAGTTCACCTGATCAGTACTCGATGATCCGCTCATCACTGTCTTCATCTTTTTCGAGCTTCCATTTTCCCCTTTTGTTACTTCGTTGACAAAGTTCTGGTCAGATACCTCTTCTGTAGAAAAAAAATTAGCCAAATAGGAAACACTTGAGTGTACAAATCTACAATAAACACAACATATTTGAAGAGAGCGAGAGAAAAAACTAATACCTTCTTCTTCCCCTATGCTGATTTGATCCCGGTCATGTAAATGAGAGCAGCCTTCTCGTAGCATGTTCCTGAGATCAGACGCTGAACCAGAGCTGCATATGACTACACCCTTCGAGCTAACCACTTGATTCTTTGGTAAAGACTTATAGTGATTTATCCATGGACTCCTAAGAAACTCATGAGGAGAACCACCACCGTGTCTTCCTTTGAGACGATACTCAGGTTGTCTTACATTCATCTTCTGCCAGAAACCATCACGAAGAATCTTGAACTAATAGCAAAAACAATACATACAAAGACTAAATTTCGATGATCCAATCACATAAGCTATATGGAAGAAACAAAAAACAGAGGTAAACGTCTCATTCACACCTGTTCATCAGATGGTTTTCCTCCTACGTTCTCCTTACTCAAATTTGAACCGAGGGAGCTGTAAAGCTGGTCTACGAATGAAGCTTCCATTGATTTAAGATACAAGCTATGCTTCTCATCGGTCCATTCTGTAGGCATACACTCTTTTCCCGAGGAATACTGAAACATGTGGAAACATCAATTATATATACAAACTACTGTGTAATCAGATCTTTAAAAGGCGAAAAGGAATCAGTAATATTTGAAATATATACCATAGAAGAAGTCGTGTCTTCCTCTACAGAAGAAGCATGGTCGGAGCTACGGATATAGTTCCCTCTGTAATCACCAGCCATTGGCTATCTATCTTGTTGTGAGAGGGGAGGGAAAATATCTCAAGGAAGGATGAAAAAGAGTCTACAAAAGAACAGTACGCTTTTACACGTGGTTATGTTGCCACGTCATCACCGGTCAATTTGGCGGAATCAAACCTCTTTAGATCTTTTTCCTAGATATCAAAGATATTTTCTCGCGCAATCTCTACTATACACGGAACCAACTAAATTGAAGTAATTCTATGAGTGCTACATACGATAAAATATTTATAACTAATCATTTGTCCTTGTAATCAAAGATGTTAAGCTGTTGGGTTACGAATCTGTGATGCGTAATATGCCATTTCTTTTATAGATCCGTTTGTATTACTTTCCTCTTCTTTATGGCGTCTACAAATCCTCCAAAAATCACTGTCTTCCCATTTCCTCCATATAATGCATGCGACAGAAACAATGATGAATCAAAGCTATCCTCCAGACAAATCGGCGTGTGACTCCACATCCCTCCTCTTACTCAATGATATTGATGTCTCTTGAAGACCCCTTAATTAATCACTCAAATGAAATATCTCAGCTCTCTCCTTTCCGTCTTGAGACTATATATATATATATCCCAACCCAACAATCCCTTACTCAGCAAACGCATCCCAGCACTATGGCAAATCAAACGGCAGTCACCACCGTGCAAGCCATTTTCCACTTTTGTTTCACCAGGACCAGGAGATTCCAAGTTGATGTTTAGGCTAATCCATTTGTGGGAAACTTCCATTAATTCCAAAAGAGGCATCCTTATCGGAACTAAGTACGTGACAGTCTATTTCTTTAATCATCATCATCCACAGTAACTTGATCGCTTTGGTTATAGAATCGACCGGTGGAGAAAATATTAGAGACT
It encodes:
- the LOC106316790 gene encoding uncharacterized protein LOC106316790 isoform X3, with translation MAGDYRGNYIRSSDHASSVEEDTTSSMYSSGKECMPTEWTDEKHSLYLKSMEASFVDQLYSSLGSNLSKENVGGKPSDEQKMNVRQPEYRLKGRHGGGSPHEFLRSPWINHYKSLPKNQVVSSKGVVICSSGSASDLRNMLREGCSHLHDRDQISIGEEEEEVSDQNFVNEVTKGENGSSKKMKTVMSGSSSTDQVVPLRKTRADMT
- the LOC106316790 gene encoding uncharacterized protein LOC106316790 isoform X1; amino-acid sequence: MAGDYRGNYIRSSDHASSVEEDTTSSMYSSGKECMPTEWTDEKHSLYLKSMEASFVDQLYSSLGSNLSKENVGGKPSDEQFKILRDGFWQKMNVRQPEYRLKGRHGGGSPHEFLRSPWINHYKSLPKNQVVSSKGVVICSSGSASDLRNMLREGCSHLHDRDQISIGEEEEEVSDQNFVNEVTKGENGSSKKMKTVMSGSSSTDQVVPLRKTRADMT
- the LOC106316790 gene encoding uncharacterized protein LOC106316790 isoform X2, producing MAGDYRGNYIRSSDHASSVEEDTTSSMYSSGKECMPTEWTDEKHSLYLKSMEASFVDQLYSSLGSNLSKENVGGKPSDEQFKILRDGFWQKMNVRQPEYRLKGRHGGGSPHEFLRSPWINHYKSLPKNQVVSSKGVVICSSGSASDLRNMLREGCSHLHDRDQISIGEEEEVSDQNFVNEVTKGENGSSKKMKTVMSGSSSTDQVVPLRKTRADMT